One Brassica napus cultivar Da-Ae chromosome A5, Da-Ae, whole genome shotgun sequence DNA window includes the following coding sequences:
- the LOC106430839 gene encoding LOW QUALITY PROTEIN: NAC domain-containing protein 12 (The sequence of the model RefSeq protein was modified relative to this genomic sequence to represent the inferred CDS: deleted 2 bases in 1 codon): MAEKNVNLSINGQSKVPPGFRFHPTEEELLHYYLRKKVHSQKIDLDVIREVDLNKLEPWDIQEECRIGLTPQNDWYFFSHKDKKYPTGTRTNRATVAGFWKATGRDKIIYSCVRRIGLRKTLVFYKGRAPHGEKSDWIMHEYRLDDTPTSNGCSDVVTEDPMSYNEDGWVVCRVFRKKNYQKIDDSPKITLFSSPDDTDENRRPTTFHNTLNATVLDHVLLCMDRSGPNIFMPEIQTKNQHQDDLLFMQLPSLETPKSENLVGQCLTTTNQLDLSLVEEKITGRPGCSNWASLDRLVAWQLNNGHHTCDRTSFDEEEDGDAMMQRWDLHWNNDDNVDIWSSFAESSSSPSSLDPLLHLSV, translated from the exons ATGGCGGAGAAAAATGTAAATCTTTCAATTAATGGACAATCAAAAGTGCCTCCAGGTTTCAGATTCCATCCAACagaagaagaacttctccaTTACTATCTCCGCAAGAAAGTTCACTCTCAAAAGATCGATCTTGATGTCATTCGTGAAGTAGATCTCAACAAGCTTGAGCCTTGGGATATTCAAG AGGAATGTAGAATCGGGTTGACGCCACAGAACGATTGGTACTTCTTCAGTCATAAGGACAAGAAATATCCAACCGGGACTAGAACAAACCGGGCAACAGTCGCTGGATTCTGGAAAGCTACTGGACGTGATAAGATCATCTATAGTTGTGTCCGGAGAATTGGATTGAGAAAGACCCTCGTGTTCTATAAAGGAAGAGCTCCTCATGGTGAAAAATCTGATTGGATCATGCATGAGTATCGCCTCGACGATACTCCAACAAGTAAT GGCTGTTCTGATGTTGTAACTGAAGACCCAATGAGTTACAACGAAGACGGTTGGGTGGTATGTCGAGTGTTCAGGAAGAAAAATTATCAAAAGATCGACGATTCTCCTAAAATCACTCTATTTTCTTCACCTGATGACACTGACGAAAACAGAAGGCCCACCACCTTTCACAACACTCTAAACGCAACCGTTTTGGACCACGTTCTTCTATGCATGGACCGTTCCGGTCCCAATATTTTCATGCCCGAGATCCAAACCAAAAATCAACATCAAGACGATCTTTTATTCATGCAACTCCCAAGTCTTGAGACACCCAAATCTGAAAATCTTGTCGGCCAATGTTTAACGACCACTAACCAACTCGAT CTCTCTTTGGTTGAAGAGAAGATAACCGGCAGACCGGGTTGCAGTAATTGGGCTAGTCTTGACCGGTTAGTGGCGTGGCAATTGAACAATGGTCATCATACGTGTGATCGTACGAGTtttgacgaagaagaagatggtgatgCCATGATGCAGCGATGGGATCTTCACTGGAATAATGATGATAATGTCGATATCTGGAGTAGCTTCGCAGAATCTTCTTCGTCTCCTTCGTCTTTAGACCCTCTTCTTCATTTATCTGTATGA